The Chitinophagales bacterium genome contains the following window.
TCTATTCGATTACCTGCCCTTGTTCCCAATCATGCGTCCATCAGATCCATTCGATAAAAATGTCAATAGCAATTTTGGCAATGCTTTACTCAACCCTGCAGGCCTCAGTTTTGATCCCAATTATAACTACGCACCTATGCAGGGAAGACGTTTTTTTGTGGGGCTGCGATTCTCTTTGCGTTAAGCATGAAAATTACTTTGTCATGCGATTGTCAAACCTGATAGCAATCGCTTCTTATGACAATTCCATTACGCACATATCTGCCTGTATGCCAACATTTGCAGCCAGAAAATGCGTACAGGTTTATTCATAGCACTGCTTCTTGTTGGAACATCGCTGAAGGCGCAAAAGCCTTTGCGCGATACGCTGGATGGGAGTGCAGATGATGTGGTGGTTACAGCAACCAGAACAGAACGCAAATTGGGTAATGTAGCTGTGCCTGTTACACTCATCAATGCCAAACAAATTCAACAGAGTGGTTCACTGCGTTTATATGATATTCTCCAGGAGCAAACTGGTGTGTTTTTGACAGCAGGTAGTGGGAGTAATGCAGTGGGCGGCGGTGTATTTGGTAATGGGGTGCAGTTGCAGGGTTTGTCGCCCGATCATACCATGATTTTATTGGACGGCGAACCTTTGATTGGTCGCCAGGGTGGCGTGATGGATTTATCACGCTTTGCAGTGGGTAATATCAAGAAAATTGAAATCGTCAAAGGGCCATCATCCAGCTTGTATGGTAGCGAAGCTATGGGTGGTGTGATCAATATCATTACTGAGCCTTTGTTGCGTAATCAATTACAGGCAGGTATTCGTTATGGTTCATTTGCTACATCAGATATCTATGCCAGCGGTAACTGGAAAACCAATAAAGCAGGTATCTATTATTTTGTCAACCGCAATAGTGGCAATGGTTACGAATTAGATCCTGCTACGCCTGAGAAAACACTGGACCCATATTACAACTACACGGCGCAATTCAAATTGAGTTATCAGTTTAGCAATCGTACCAAACTTGTGCTGAACAATCGTTACTTCTACGGATGGCAGGATAGTTATTATGCCATCAATGACAAGAACATCAACATTGCAGGCGGTGGCCGAACCAATGATTATACCATCAACCCGGTATTAACACATCAGTTTTCTGATAAAGTAAAAACCCGTATAAGCCTTGTTGGCAGCGGATTTCGCTATGTGCAGCAATTAGACAGTTTGAAGAATGGTGCGCGCTATTACTACGATAGTTTTGAACAAGGTTTTTGGCGTGCAGAAAATCAAACCGACTGGCAATTGGGTAAACACACGCTCACGATTGGTGGAGGTGCTACTTATCAAACAGTTGCCACAACACGTTACCGCGAAAGAAAAACGCAGTCAATCTTTCATGCTTTTGCACAGGATGAATGGCGCATCAATAATCAGTTTTTACTAATCACTGGTTTACGGTATGACCACAATACGGATTTTCAAAGCAGGCTGAGTCCCAAATTGGCTTTGCAGTGGAAGCCTGCGGATAAATGGCAAATCAATGCATCATATGGCGCAGGTTTCAAAGCGCCAGATTTTCGCCAACTCTATTTAAGTTTTGTGAACAATGCAGCTGATGGATACAGTATTTACGGTGCATCCGAATTCTCCATCGCAGAGTTACAAAGGCAAATGAGTTTGGGCTTGGTAGCACAAATCCTGCCTGCTGCATATCAAATCACCACATTGAAGCCGGAGATATCCAATGGATTTAATCTCGGTGTTCACTTTACACCAAGCAATAGCATTCACGCTGAATTGAATCTCTTCAGAAACGATGTGTCCAATCTGATTAACTATCTGCCTGTAGCAACCAATGCTAACAGCACTTCAGTGTTCAGCTATGTCAATGTGAATCGCGCTTTTACACAAGGCATTGAGTCTAACATTAAATGGCAGCTTACCAAACACATCAATGTGCAAGCAGGTTATCAGTTTCTTTTATCTGGCGATAAAGCCATTGTAGAGAAAGTGAATAGTGGTGCTGTGTATGGCAGGGATTACGAAGGCGGTCCTGCCAGATTGATGCAACGCAGCGATTACAGTGGACTGCTGAATCGTAGTAAGCATATGGCAAACCTGCGTATGTTTTATGAGGATGTAAAAGGTATTCAGGCAAGTGTCCGTGCAATTTATCGTAGTCGCTGGGGCGTGATTGACCGTGATGGCAATGGTTTTGCCAACAGAGATGATGAGTTTGCCAATGCACAAATACAAGTGAATGCTACCATCGGAAAGCGGATTGCGCAAAGATGGACCATGCAGCTTGGTGTCAATAATTTATTCAATCAGATTGATGCCCGGTTTATGCCCAATATTCCCGGTATCAATTACTTCACCTCCGTAATCTATTCTTTTAAAAAATAAATGTTATGAGAAGCGTTTTGATGACCGTGTTTGCAGTTGCTGCTTTGGTTAGTTGTAAGAAGGAAGATAAGCCTACGCCTGCCGTAGTGACTTCTGTAGATTTTCTGGTATCAGGTACATCAGTTGGCCCACATGATCTGTTCAGTTTTGAAACGGGTGCAAGAGTGGCTAATGCAGATTCTGCTTCTACCAAGTGGGATTTCGGTATGCGTTTTGAAAAATTCATTGTGAATAGCAATGCTTCTGGTCCCGGTTCGGCTGGTGTGCAAGTGCTCAATAGCACTTTCGAATCAGTGCTTGAAGCGCCGGCTACTGGCTATGCTTATGATACCACCGCAGCTCAGTTGGCAGTGAAGGGTGCGCAGTGGTATATCTATAACAGCACAACCAGAACTTTTGCGCCAATTGCCGGTAAGACTTTTGTATTCAAAACGGCAAGAAACACTTACGCAAAAATGGAAGTGTTGAGCGCAGATCCTGCTGATGATAATGGTAATCCGGTAGTACCGCCAACCAGACCTACCAAGATCAAATACAAGCTCCGCTTTGCGCATCAGGCCAGTGGCAGCAGAACTTTTTAATCCAAATTGCAAATGAGGCGTTTGGAGCCCCGCAAATGCGGGGTTTTTTTATGCCATTTACCCGGCCGCTACAACCCCCGCTTTTCCTTACCTTCGCAAACCATAAAAATCGCCGTCAGGCAAGGATTCTATTGATTATGAGCGCAAAATACCAGGAGTTCGGCGGACTGAACCTGCCATCCATAGAGCAGGAGATACTGGCCCGCTGGAAGAGCGAACAGGCATTCGAAAAAAGTGTGGAGCTGAGAGCCGGGGCCAAGCCCTTTGTGTTCTATGAAGGCCCTCCAAGTGCCAATGGCATGCCCGGCATTCACCACGTGATCTCCAGAACTTTGAAAGACATGGTTTGTCGCTACAAAACCATGCAAGGTTTTCAGGTAAAGCGCAAGGGCGGATGGGATACCCACGGTTTGCCTGTTGAACTAGGTGTGGAGAAGGAATTGGGTATTACCAAAGAAGATATCGGTAAGAAAATTACGGTAGAAGAATACAACCAGAAATGCCGTGAAGCGGTATTGCGGTACAAGGATAAGTGGGATGAGTTGACGACTAAGATGGGTTATTGGGTTGATCTGAATGATCCATACATCACTTTCGACAACAATTATATAGAAACGTTGTGGTGGTTGCTGAAGCAGTTGTACGATAAAGGTTTGTTGTATCAAAGTGTCAGTATCCAGCCTTACTCACCTGCAGCAGGTACAGGTTTGTCATCACATGAATTGAATCAGCCCGGTACGTACAAGGATGTGAAGGATACCAGCGCAGTAGTGATGTTCCGTGCGGTGCAGGATGAAAAGAGTAAATTCTTGCATGAAGCAGTGCATGGCGCAGAAGTTTTCTTCATGGCTTGGACTACCACACCCTGGACGCTGCCATCCAATCTTGGCTTAACTGTTGGCCCTGAGATTGACTATGTGTTGGTACAAACTTTCAATCCATATACGCATTTACCTATCAATATTGTTTTGGCAAAAGCCTTGTTGGGTAAGTATTTCAAGCCGGAGGGCGAGAATGGTGATTTTGAAGGCTACAACGAGCAAGCAAAACTACTGCCTTGGAAAATCATCACCAGTTTCAAGGGTAAGGATATTGAAGAATGCAGATATGAGCAATTGCTGCCTTATGAAGCCAATGCGCCGCAGCATGCAGGTGGCGATCCTTTCCGCATCATTCTGGGTGATTTCGTTACTACGGAAGACGGTACCGGTATTGTACATACCGCACCGGCTTTTGGTGCAGATGACTTTAAAGTAGGCAAGAAGTATGGCATCGGTATTCTGACGATGGTTGATCGTGAGGGGAAGTTTGTAGATGGTTTGGGTGAGTTCAGCAATCGTTATGTCAAGAATTATAAAGACGATCCCAACTATGTAGATGTGAACGTAGACATCTGCGTGAAGTTGAAGAAAGAGAACCGTGCATTTAAAGTAGAGAAATACGAGCACAGTTATCCGCATTGCTGGAGAACAGATAAGCCTATTTTGTATTATCCATTGGATGCTTGGTTTATTCGTACCACTTCGCTGAAAGAGCGCATGGTGGATTTGAATAAGACCATTCGTTGGAAACCGGCTTCTACCGGTGAAGGTCGTTTCGGTAACTGGTTGGAGAATATGGTTGATTGGAACTTGAGCCGCAGTCGCTACTGGGGCACACCATTACCTATTTGGAGAACAGCTGATGGTGCAGAAGAAATCTGCATCGGCAGCATCGAAGAATTAACTGGTAAGATTCATCCGGATAGTCCGGTACAAAAAGTGACTGATTTACATAAGCCACAAGTTGATGCAGTGATCCTGCAATCGCCTTCAGGCAAACCCATGCATCGTGTACCTGATCTGGTGGATGTATGGTTTGATAGTGGTGCCATGCCTTATGCGCAATGGCATTTTCCATTTGAGAACAAGGAAATATTCGCGCAGAATTATCCGGCTGATTTCATTGCGGAAGGTGTGGATCAAACCAGAGGTTGGTTCTATACCCTGCATGCGTTGGGTTCATTGATTAAAGAAAGTGTAGAAGAAGAGTTGAAGCAAGCTGGCTTGTGGGATGCATCGGGTATGAAAGCAGCAGGCGATCAGGCTGGTGTGGCGTATAAGACAGTAGTGAGTAACGGATTGGTCTTGGATAAGAATGGTAATAAAATGAGTAAGCGCCTCGGCAACGTGGTGAATCCATTTGAAACCATCGAGAAATATGGCGCTGATGCTACGCGCTGGTACCTCATCACCAATGCATCACCTTGGGATAACCTCAAGTTTGATCTTGCCGGTATTCAGGAAGTGCAGCGTAAATTCTTTGGTACACTCTACAATACCTATCAATTCTTTGTGCTTTATGCCAATGTGGATGGTTTCGCTTTTAAAGAAGCGTATATCCCGCTGGCGGAAAGACCCGAGATTGATCGTTGGATTTTATCATCACTCAATACCCTGATCAAAAAAGCCAGTGCGGCAATGGATGATTATGAGCCTACCGCAGCAGGCCGTTTGATTGAGGAGTTTGTAGATGAGCATTTAAGTAACTGGTACGTGCGTTTATGTCGCCGCCGTTTCTGGAAGGGTGAGTATGAAGGCGATAAGATTGCGGCTTACCAGACTTTGTACGAGTGTTTGGAAACATTGATCAGACTGATGGCACCAATTTCGCCATTCTTTAGTGATGCTGTGTTCCAGCGTTTGAATGCCGTGACTGGCAGAATTAATGCAGCAAGCGTACACCACGCAGCATATCCGAAAGCGAATGAAGCTGCGATTGATGCATCCTTGGAAGAACGCATGCAATTGGCGCAGGATGTATCTTCTTTAGTGTTGTCTATCCGTAAGAAAGTCAATATCAAAGTGCGTCAGCCATTGCAGAAAGTCTTGATTCCTGTGTTGAATCCAGAGATGAAACTGCAATTAGAGCGTGTGGAAGATTTGATCAAGGCGGAAGTGAATGTGAAGGAGCTGACCTATATCACCGATACCGAGGGTGTGATCAATAAAAAGATCAAGGCCAACTTCA
Protein-coding sequences here:
- a CDS encoding HmuY family protein; translated protein: MRSVLMTVFAVAALVSCKKEDKPTPAVVTSVDFLVSGTSVGPHDLFSFETGARVANADSASTKWDFGMRFEKFIVNSNASGPGSAGVQVLNSTFESVLEAPATGYAYDTTAAQLAVKGAQWYIYNSTTRTFAPIAGKTFVFKTARNTYAKMEVLSADPADDNGNPVVPPTRPTKIKYKLRFAHQASGSRTF
- a CDS encoding isoleucine--tRNA ligase, with product MSAKYQEFGGLNLPSIEQEILARWKSEQAFEKSVELRAGAKPFVFYEGPPSANGMPGIHHVISRTLKDMVCRYKTMQGFQVKRKGGWDTHGLPVELGVEKELGITKEDIGKKITVEEYNQKCREAVLRYKDKWDELTTKMGYWVDLNDPYITFDNNYIETLWWLLKQLYDKGLLYQSVSIQPYSPAAGTGLSSHELNQPGTYKDVKDTSAVVMFRAVQDEKSKFLHEAVHGAEVFFMAWTTTPWTLPSNLGLTVGPEIDYVLVQTFNPYTHLPINIVLAKALLGKYFKPEGENGDFEGYNEQAKLLPWKIITSFKGKDIEECRYEQLLPYEANAPQHAGGDPFRIILGDFVTTEDGTGIVHTAPAFGADDFKVGKKYGIGILTMVDREGKFVDGLGEFSNRYVKNYKDDPNYVDVNVDICVKLKKENRAFKVEKYEHSYPHCWRTDKPILYYPLDAWFIRTTSLKERMVDLNKTIRWKPASTGEGRFGNWLENMVDWNLSRSRYWGTPLPIWRTADGAEEICIGSIEELTGKIHPDSPVQKVTDLHKPQVDAVILQSPSGKPMHRVPDLVDVWFDSGAMPYAQWHFPFENKEIFAQNYPADFIAEGVDQTRGWFYTLHALGSLIKESVEEELKQAGLWDASGMKAAGDQAGVAYKTVVSNGLVLDKNGNKMSKRLGNVVNPFETIEKYGADATRWYLITNASPWDNLKFDLAGIQEVQRKFFGTLYNTYQFFVLYANVDGFAFKEAYIPLAERPEIDRWILSSLNTLIKKASAAMDDYEPTAAGRLIEEFVDEHLSNWYVRLCRRRFWKGEYEGDKIAAYQTLYECLETLIRLMAPISPFFSDAVFQRLNAVTGRINAASVHHAAYPKANEAAIDASLEERMQLAQDVSSLVLSIRKKVNIKVRQPLQKVLIPVLNPEMKLQLERVEDLIKAEVNVKELTYITDTEGVINKKIKANFKVLGAKLGAQMKEAAALIGQFTQHQIAELEKAGEISIQLSAGTYSLQLNEVEIVAEDIPGWSVASKGSLTVALDITLSESLKKEGDAREFINRVQNIRKEQGFELTDRIFVQVAQHEVLMPSINEFKDYICAEILADSIEFMPALEAGVEVEINDILLKVNVIKK
- a CDS encoding TonB-dependent receptor, whose amino-acid sequence is MRTGLFIALLLVGTSLKAQKPLRDTLDGSADDVVVTATRTERKLGNVAVPVTLINAKQIQQSGSLRLYDILQEQTGVFLTAGSGSNAVGGGVFGNGVQLQGLSPDHTMILLDGEPLIGRQGGVMDLSRFAVGNIKKIEIVKGPSSSLYGSEAMGGVINIITEPLLRNQLQAGIRYGSFATSDIYASGNWKTNKAGIYYFVNRNSGNGYELDPATPEKTLDPYYNYTAQFKLSYQFSNRTKLVLNNRYFYGWQDSYYAINDKNINIAGGGRTNDYTINPVLTHQFSDKVKTRISLVGSGFRYVQQLDSLKNGARYYYDSFEQGFWRAENQTDWQLGKHTLTIGGGATYQTVATTRYRERKTQSIFHAFAQDEWRINNQFLLITGLRYDHNTDFQSRLSPKLALQWKPADKWQINASYGAGFKAPDFRQLYLSFVNNAADGYSIYGASEFSIAELQRQMSLGLVAQILPAAYQITTLKPEISNGFNLGVHFTPSNSIHAELNLFRNDVSNLINYLPVATNANSTSVFSYVNVNRAFTQGIESNIKWQLTKHINVQAGYQFLLSGDKAIVEKVNSGAVYGRDYEGGPARLMQRSDYSGLLNRSKHMANLRMFYEDVKGIQASVRAIYRSRWGVIDRDGNGFANRDDEFANAQIQVNATIGKRIAQRWTMQLGVNNLFNQIDARFMPNIPGINYFTSVIYSFKK